Below is a window of Leuconostoc gasicomitatum LMG 18811 DNA.
AAATAATCTTAACAGATGGTAACCTCTCTTGGTCTAACAAAAATAGCATCGTTGGTTTACATCGTACATTAAACAATATGACGATATCAGCATTTTTCAATACGACTGGTTTTGATTATACCGTTGTTGAGCAGCCAAATTCGCATCCTATTTTTTCTAATCAATATCAGCATAAAATACTGTCACCAGATGGCTTTGTGGTCTTTGCTCATCAGTCATAAATTACACAAAAACTTGTGTAATTTCCCTTTGCTTTTCAAGACTATTACTAGTATCAACTTCTAAAAATTTACTATAACAATGACGTTACATTCTATAGTATGAAAACTATTTTGAAAGGCGTATATTTATGGAAATTAGTGGGGCTTCAACTCTTCCTTGGTGGAAAACAGCAATTGGCTATCAAATTTATCCACGGTCTTTTCAAGATTCAAATAATGATGGGATTGGTGATATAAAAGGTATCATAAATCATTTGGCGTACCTTAAATGGCTTGATATTGACTTTATTTGGCTCAACCCTATATATAAATCTCCCAATATTGATAACGGTTATGATATTTCTGACTTTCAAGATATTTCAGAAGATTATGGTACTATTGAAGATTTTAAAAAACTTTTAGATGAAGCCCATAAATTAAATATTCGCGTTATTATGGATTTAGTTGTTAATCATACTTCTGACCAACATCGTTGGTTTCAAGAAGCACGCAAATCTAAAGATAATCCCTACCATAATTTCTATATTTGGCGGGATAATATTAATGATACTCGTCCAAATGACTGGGAAAATTTCACAAATGATTCTGTTTGGGAATTAAACGAAGCAACAAATGAATGGTATTTTCATTTATTTTCACCTCAACAACCAGATTTAAATTGGGAGAATCCAAAAGTACAACACAAAATTATTGACATGATTAACTGGTGGGCCGATCAAAATATCGATGGCTTTCGTTTAGACGCACTCAGCCATCTGAAAAAAAGTAACTTTGATGTGCCTCAACCCGTCGGAGATGACAAATTCAGCATTTTCTCAAACAATCAGGGCATCGATGAATATCTTGATTTATTGCATCAAACGTTCGTCAAACGTAATCTAATGACTGTTGGTGAAGCCGGTGGCGTACACGCAGATACAGCTCGTATTTGGACTGGACAAGTAGGATTTATCGACATGATTTTTGAACTTGAGCATCAAGTCAGACAGTCTACAATCCCACCGCGTGCCGAACGTGAATCTTTTTTAACTATTTTAGCAAATTGGCAAGAAGCTTTAAATAAACAAGGTTGGTTAGGACTATATATTGAAAATCAT
It encodes the following:
- a CDS encoding glycoside hydrolase family 13 protein; this encodes MEISGASTLPWWKTAIGYQIYPRSFQDSNNDGIGDIKGIINHLAYLKWLDIDFIWLNPIYKSPNIDNGYDISDFQDISEDYGTIEDFKKLLDEAHKLNIRVIMDLVVNHTSDQHRWFQEARKSKDNPYHNFYIWRDNINDTRPNDWENFTNDSVWELNEATNEWYFHLFSPQQPDLNWENPKVQHKIIDMINWWADQNIDGFRLDALSHLKKSNFDVPQPVGDDKFSIFSNNQGIDEYLDLLHQTFVKRNLMTVGEAGGVHADTARIWTGQVGFIDMIFELEHQVRQSTIPPRAERESFLTILANWQEALNKQGWLGLYIENHDQPRAITVYGANTQAAGKVLATLLLTLRGTPFIYQGQELGMTNMHFPSPEDINDVATQNTYERLVLTGLSEKDALTEATSWSRDNARTPMQWSKYGFSQSDEAKKKSWILTNTNSVSINLHNELIDNQSMLHYYRRLIHLRRHDAVLQTGDFKLIKTKIKNILIFIRQIADQKRLIMLNLDDNPLSIVLPDSIFLEVWWPIISSSGSFTKITPKMTLSPYQAMIWKN